From a region of the Leptospira kmetyi serovar Malaysia str. Bejo-Iso9 genome:
- a CDS encoding lipoprotein LipL45: MKKLLIVSSIVMTAGILVFSACKKPTENSQAAATGKENSPSAVVVFSVGEAKILHADLTEEKATLGASLKTGDKVSTKDKSKVDIQFADGSAIRISENSVIDFDGLSINSKGNSDTRLALVSGKVFAKVNKASKEDQFSVVTPTAIAGVRGTSFIVDRSKSDKAVVKVLDGAVAVAPRVAALEGLSDEEIAKSEDLRKIQQSVASSEIVLEKNQASVLKADEKSLDGKDASKISEKNIAGVVKKLDNSGISKKEEEEIRTIVTVDKETTDKMVRINEESSGKVDEQKAASLEAERKKLEGEVAARQEEEAKKFKQILISAPKELKSSKDIVNYYERIEKIIMTDGSSLIGAIVDQQGSTMIVHTEQGIKKINQADVQEVIYDFQTKAKF, from the coding sequence ATGAAGAAGCTCTTAATCGTTTCCTCAATCGTCATGACCGCCGGAATTCTGGTGTTCAGCGCTTGTAAGAAACCTACGGAAAATTCCCAGGCAGCCGCTACCGGTAAAGAAAACAGTCCTTCGGCTGTTGTTGTGTTCAGCGTTGGAGAAGCTAAGATTCTTCACGCAGATTTAACCGAAGAAAAAGCGACTTTAGGCGCCAGCTTAAAAACCGGCGACAAAGTCAGCACAAAAGACAAATCCAAAGTTGACATTCAGTTTGCTGACGGATCCGCGATTCGTATCTCCGAAAATTCGGTGATCGACTTCGACGGACTTTCCATCAACTCCAAAGGAAACTCAGATACAAGACTGGCTCTTGTTTCCGGAAAAGTTTTCGCGAAGGTCAACAAGGCTTCCAAAGAAGACCAGTTCTCCGTGGTTACTCCGACCGCGATCGCTGGTGTGCGTGGAACGTCCTTCATCGTAGACAGATCTAAATCCGACAAAGCTGTCGTAAAAGTTTTGGACGGCGCGGTTGCGGTTGCTCCTCGCGTTGCGGCTTTGGAAGGCTTGAGCGACGAAGAAATCGCTAAAAGCGAAGATCTGAGAAAGATTCAACAATCCGTTGCATCTTCCGAGATCGTTCTTGAAAAGAACCAAGCTTCCGTGTTGAAAGCGGACGAAAAATCTTTGGACGGAAAAGACGCTTCTAAAATCAGCGAAAAGAACATCGCCGGTGTAGTGAAGAAGTTGGACAATTCCGGAATTTCCAAGAAAGAAGAAGAAGAGATCAGAACGATCGTAACCGTGGACAAAGAAACTACGGATAAGATGGTTCGTATCAACGAAGAATCTTCCGGCAAAGTTGACGAACAAAAAGCCGCTTCTCTCGAAGCTGAGAGAAAAAAACTTGAGGGCGAAGTAGCCGCTCGTCAAGAAGAAGAAGCTAAGAAATTCAAACAAATCCTGATCTCCGCTCCGAAAGAGCTGAAATCCAGCAAGGATATCGTAAACTACTACGAAAGAATCGAAAAGATCATCATGACTGACGGATCTTCTTTGATCGGTGCGATCGTGGATCAACAAGGATCTACGATGATCGTTCATACAGAACAAGGTATCAAGAAGATCAATCAAGCGGATGTTCAAGAAGTGATTTACGACTTCCAAACGAAAGCTAAATTCTGA
- the lipA gene encoding lipoyl synthase has translation MNPLKKKPRTHSLREAPEKPDWLKVKLTFPDRQNDTVALVRDSLQEKKLNTVCESASCPNLNHCWSRKTATYMLGGDICTRRCSYCDVASGKPFPLDREEPKRIAESAISLGLKHVVITAVNRDDLEDGGASHFAETVFEIRKGLPDCKIELLIPDLKVKRESLEIVFDCKPDIFNHNLETVKRLFPEVAPQKKYERSLDVLRIASERGFLTKSGLILGMGETVDEVKECMQDLANVGVGLLTLGQYLQPTPTHLPVKEYVHPEVFKELRIFGKSIGFKGVFSGPLVRSSYHADEQISWNG, from the coding sequence ATGAATCCTCTTAAAAAAAAGCCTCGAACTCATTCTCTTAGAGAAGCTCCCGAAAAACCGGATTGGCTCAAAGTAAAACTGACCTTCCCCGATCGACAAAACGATACGGTCGCGTTGGTTCGGGATTCTTTACAGGAAAAAAAACTCAACACGGTTTGTGAAAGCGCGTCTTGTCCGAACCTAAACCACTGTTGGTCCAGAAAAACGGCGACGTATATGTTGGGAGGAGATATTTGTACGAGACGTTGTTCGTATTGCGACGTGGCTTCGGGAAAACCGTTTCCATTGGATCGGGAAGAACCGAAACGAATCGCGGAATCCGCGATTTCACTCGGACTCAAACACGTCGTGATCACGGCGGTAAACCGGGACGATCTCGAAGACGGAGGCGCTTCCCACTTTGCGGAAACCGTTTTTGAAATCCGCAAAGGACTTCCCGATTGTAAGATCGAACTTTTGATTCCCGATCTGAAAGTAAAACGGGAATCGTTGGAAATCGTTTTCGATTGTAAACCGGATATTTTCAATCATAACCTGGAAACCGTAAAAAGACTTTTCCCCGAAGTCGCTCCTCAAAAAAAATACGAACGTTCTTTGGACGTTTTGAGAATCGCTTCCGAGCGGGGATTTTTGACCAAGAGCGGTTTGATTTTGGGAATGGGCGAAACCGTGGACGAGGTAAAGGAATGTATGCAGGATCTTGCAAACGTAGGCGTTGGACTTTTGACCCTCGGACAATATCTGCAACCGACTCCGACTCATCTTCCGGTTAAGGAATACGTTCATCCAGAAGTATTTAAGGAATTGAGAATATTCGGAAAATCGATTGGATTCAAGGGAGTTTTTTCCGGGCCCTTGGTAAGAAGTTCCTATCACGCGGACGAACAAATCTCATGGAACGGATAG
- a CDS encoding pseudouridine synthase, protein MNLFGMEESMQSKDDLNSRDGIRLNRFLADCGLGSRRKAEELILGGQIVINGKKVTDLGTRVNPETDVVSYRGDILRPTDAPKRILLLNKPVGYLCSHGDRFHEKTVFSLLPSEYKNYKIAGRLDLNSRGLLILTNDGELAQRISHPSNGSEKEYLVTLKYDPGEKGIQAAFQKGIVDAGEILRAKMVKLVPGKNCVYRVILGEGKKRQIRRMFHASGASVVDLQRIRVGSIQLEKLNLEEGKFLLKDVGVWE, encoded by the coding sequence TTGAATCTTTTCGGAATGGAAGAATCCATGCAGTCCAAGGATGATTTGAACTCTCGGGACGGAATTCGACTGAACCGGTTTCTCGCAGATTGTGGTCTGGGTTCCAGAAGAAAAGCCGAGGAATTGATTCTCGGCGGTCAAATCGTAATCAACGGGAAAAAGGTCACGGATCTCGGAACTCGGGTGAACCCGGAAACAGACGTCGTTTCTTACCGAGGTGATATTCTTCGTCCGACCGACGCGCCCAAAAGAATTCTTCTTTTAAACAAACCGGTCGGTTATCTCTGTTCCCACGGAGATCGTTTTCACGAAAAAACCGTATTCTCCCTTCTTCCTTCGGAATACAAAAACTACAAAATCGCGGGCCGACTCGATCTCAATTCGAGAGGACTTTTGATTTTGACGAACGACGGAGAATTGGCTCAGAGAATTTCTCACCCCTCCAACGGTTCCGAAAAAGAATATCTTGTGACCTTAAAATACGATCCGGGCGAAAAGGGAATTCAAGCGGCGTTTCAAAAAGGGATTGTGGATGCAGGAGAAATTCTGCGTGCAAAGATGGTTAAACTCGTTCCCGGAAAAAACTGCGTCTATCGGGTGATTCTCGGGGAAGGAAAAAAAAGACAAATCAGAAGGATGTTTCACGCATCCGGAGCCAGCGTGGTCGATCTGCAAAGAATCCGCGTCGGTTCGATACAACTAGAAAAACTGAATTTGGAAGAAGGTAAGTTTCTTCTAAAGGATGTCGGGGTTTGGGAATGA
- a CDS encoding MBOAT family O-acyltransferase — MNFISIEFLLFFLTFYLIYWNVPDKSRKYLLIAGSAIFYSVFSFNFLFHLILVVLANWFLFRFFYDKSWYVKSAVILNLLNLGLFKYFYLLMEFIGFVFSVPLLQEKVTLDAKVSSLFGLTGFEVVLPATISYYTFQLISFAVDSKKEGFDKNVGLTGFFSFIFFFPVMIAGPILRFDQVRNQFENPTMDPSKLIDGLWLFLRGLVKKGLLSAAILPLIAPAFLSPKDYSGIALLLTCFFFAANLYFDFSGLTDMARGIGKLMGFDLPENFKAPFFFQSFGDLWRRWHLTFSYWIRDYIYIPLGGSRKGEFRTSINFIVTFMLGGLWHGANLNFLIWGLLTGIYLSLERIFEVQNWKILPEIPYVKATLRYLFVLLVYSISWTFFFTPDFNSAISSIGRILTFQNGQSLSGLETGFYMLVFVFLFHVGEEWPEKYGVPQVWRARLLPILGLLILFIMVGMNAGNADFFYSRF; from the coding sequence ATGAACTTTATCAGCATTGAGTTTTTATTATTCTTTTTGACGTTTTATCTGATCTACTGGAACGTTCCGGATAAAAGCAGAAAGTATCTTTTGATCGCGGGTTCGGCGATCTTCTATTCGGTATTCAGTTTTAATTTTCTGTTTCATCTGATTCTTGTCGTATTAGCAAACTGGTTTTTGTTCCGCTTTTTTTACGATAAATCCTGGTATGTGAAGTCCGCGGTGATCTTGAATCTTCTCAACTTGGGTTTATTCAAATATTTTTATTTACTCATGGAGTTTATCGGGTTCGTTTTTTCCGTTCCTCTTCTTCAGGAGAAAGTAACGCTCGACGCAAAGGTTTCTTCGCTTTTCGGTTTAACGGGATTCGAGGTGGTTCTTCCCGCGACGATCAGTTATTATACGTTCCAGTTGATTTCCTTCGCCGTGGATTCCAAAAAGGAAGGCTTTGATAAGAATGTCGGTTTAACGGGATTTTTCTCCTTTATCTTCTTTTTTCCCGTGATGATCGCGGGACCGATTCTCCGTTTCGATCAAGTCAGAAATCAATTCGAAAATCCCACGATGGATCCTTCCAAATTGATCGACGGTCTTTGGCTTTTTCTACGAGGACTTGTCAAGAAGGGATTGTTATCCGCGGCCATTCTTCCCTTGATCGCGCCCGCGTTTTTATCTCCGAAGGATTATTCGGGAATCGCGTTGCTCTTAACCTGTTTCTTTTTCGCTGCCAATCTTTACTTCGACTTTTCGGGTCTTACCGACATGGCGAGAGGAATCGGAAAACTGATGGGATTCGATTTACCCGAAAACTTCAAGGCTCCTTTTTTCTTTCAGAGTTTCGGAGATTTGTGGAGAAGGTGGCACTTAACGTTCTCGTATTGGATCCGCGACTACATCTACATTCCGTTGGGCGGTTCGAGAAAGGGAGAATTCAGAACCTCGATCAACTTCATCGTTACGTTTATGTTAGGCGGTCTTTGGCACGGAGCCAATTTGAACTTTCTGATCTGGGGACTTCTCACCGGGATTTATCTTTCCTTGGAAAGAATTTTCGAGGTTCAGAATTGGAAAATTCTTCCCGAGATTCCGTATGTGAAGGCGACTCTGCGTTATTTGTTCGTTCTTCTCGTATATTCGATCTCGTGGACTTTCTTTTTTACTCCCGATTTTAATTCCGCGATTTCTTCCATCGGAAGAATTCTGACGTTCCAAAACGGACAATCCTTGAGCGGACTCGAAACCGGATTTTATATGTTGGTCTTTGTGTTTCTGTTTCACGTCGGTGAAGAATGGCCCGAAAAATACGGCGTTCCCCAGGTTTGGAGGGCGAGACTATTACCGATCTTGGGACTTCTGATTCTTTTTATCATGGTAGGAATGAACGCGGGCAACGCGGACTTTTTCTATTCAAGGTTTTAA
- a CDS encoding DUF1574 domain-containing protein, whose amino-acid sequence MKKFYIYYPVLFLVFVFCLDKIFTLEYFQKSFIQAGNTVYYTQRKSLFEKLSKDKELETKSLALAFGDSRAYPYSVIGMDKKLQKDWVLYNFSGPQAVPAYGLYWLEKIIAKGLKPKMVFYVVSPEGFDDTKGIAYDPFLKYGADDDFLIRYMDQISFEDRKKLLLDRLFAVRRINPDLKLFSKRLQEKKLTEYNPAFNTDYMVLNLNHGEQFAYTTFLNDPDRLEKDAVRIRNLYLSTFTLGTTQFFFVEQFLKLANENDVKVYLIWPKVYETYRKRYYELEIEKTWWPKILDLSAKYSAVPVDLNTQTSCDLFYDASHQSIMCFLESMKLMMDDYYGFKKIPHPR is encoded by the coding sequence ATGAAGAAATTTTATATCTACTATCCGGTTCTTTTTCTCGTTTTCGTTTTTTGTTTGGATAAGATCTTCACGCTCGAATACTTTCAAAAAAGTTTTATCCAAGCGGGAAACACGGTATATTACACGCAAAGAAAATCGCTTTTCGAAAAGTTGAGCAAAGACAAGGAGTTGGAAACAAAATCCTTGGCTCTTGCTTTCGGAGATTCCAGGGCTTATCCGTATTCCGTAATCGGAATGGATAAAAAACTCCAAAAGGATTGGGTTCTGTATAACTTTTCGGGGCCGCAAGCGGTTCCGGCGTACGGTTTGTATTGGCTGGAAAAGATCATCGCCAAGGGACTTAAACCGAAGATGGTTTTTTACGTGGTAAGCCCGGAAGGTTTCGACGATACGAAAGGAATCGCGTATGATCCTTTTCTAAAATACGGAGCCGACGACGATTTTTTGATCCGATATATGGATCAGATCTCTTTTGAGGATCGTAAAAAACTTCTTTTGGATCGCCTCTTTGCGGTTCGAAGAATCAACCCCGATCTAAAACTTTTTTCCAAAAGACTTCAGGAAAAGAAACTCACGGAATACAATCCCGCGTTTAACACGGATTATATGGTTCTCAATTTGAATCACGGGGAACAATTCGCATACACGACTTTTTTAAACGATCCGGACCGATTGGAAAAGGACGCGGTTCGTATCCGTAATTTGTATCTTTCCACGTTTACGCTCGGAACCACTCAATTCTTTTTTGTGGAACAGTTCTTGAAGCTTGCGAATGAAAACGACGTGAAGGTTTATCTGATCTGGCCCAAAGTTTACGAAACTTACCGAAAACGATACTACGAGTTGGAGATAGAAAAAACTTGGTGGCCGAAGATCCTGGATCTTTCCGCCAAATATTCCGCGGTTCCGGTGGATTTGAACACGCAAACGTCCTGCGATCTTTTTTACGACGCGTCCCATCAATCCATCATGTGTTTTCTGGAATCGATGAAACTGATGATGGACGACTACTACGGGTTTAAAAAAATTCCGCATCCTCGATAG
- the fsa gene encoding fructose-6-phosphate aldolase — translation MELYLDTANIDEIKEIASYGLVDGVTTNPSIIAKSGRSFKEVIKEICSIVPGPVSAEVLSTNYDGMMKEALELVEIAENVVIKVPLIPEGLKTVVELTKRNIPTNVTLCFSAPQALLAAKAGATFISPFIGRVDDTSWDGMELISEIREIYDNYGYDTRILAASIRGPMHLKESALRGADCATMPHSAFLQLFKHPLTDIGLEKFLEDSKKLKW, via the coding sequence GTGGAATTATATTTAGATACCGCAAACATAGACGAAATTAAAGAAATCGCATCCTACGGACTCGTAGACGGCGTTACCACAAATCCTTCGATCATCGCAAAATCCGGAAGAAGTTTCAAAGAAGTCATCAAAGAAATTTGTTCCATCGTTCCCGGTCCCGTAAGCGCGGAAGTTCTTTCCACAAATTACGACGGAATGATGAAAGAGGCTCTCGAACTCGTCGAGATCGCGGAAAACGTGGTCATCAAGGTTCCTTTGATTCCGGAAGGACTCAAAACGGTAGTCGAACTTACAAAAAGAAACATTCCTACCAACGTAACTCTTTGTTTTTCGGCTCCTCAGGCGCTTCTTGCCGCAAAGGCCGGAGCGACTTTCATTTCTCCCTTTATCGGTAGAGTGGACGATACGAGCTGGGACGGTATGGAACTGATCTCCGAGATCCGTGAAATCTACGACAACTACGGATACGATACGAGAATTCTCGCGGCTTCCATCCGCGGACCTATGCACTTAAAAGAATCCGCGCTTCGCGGGGCGGATTGTGCGACCATGCCTCATTCCGCGTTCCTGCAACTTTTCAAACATCCGTTAACCGATATCGGATTGGAAAAGTTCTTGGAAGATTCCAAAAAACTAAAATGGTGA
- the purH gene encoding bifunctional phosphoribosylaminoimidazolecarboxamide formyltransferase/IMP cyclohydrolase yields MIQIKRALISVSDKSGLVEFAQFLNQSGVEIISTGGTLKLLKDNGIAAIAIDDYTGFPEILDGRVKTLHPKVHGGLLGVTSNPAHKQKMEELKIPKIDLVVVNLYPFLKTVSKPGVQLEEAIENIDIGGPSMIRSAAKNYKHTLVLTDPNDYKEVQTLISSGGVSEEVAAGYMRKAFSHTAMYDTAISSWFNKQAGDVFPDVLNLSFLKKQKLRYGENPHQAAAFYEPLFVKSDFSPLQGKELSFNNMLDFDAAFHISSLLPENTVCIIKHLNPCGIAYADDPLEAYQLARRTDPISAFGGVIGIKGIVNGELANLITENFVEGVIAQKFTPEALEIFSKKPNIRLIEIEDFKEALDELDLRPIHHGLLIQDRDYTTITEKDLKVVTQKQPTPDDIRGLMFAWSCVRFIKSNAIVYTEENATLGIGAGQMSRVDSVQLGANKALNVGLSVVGSYVASDAFFPFRDGIDALAKAGAKAIIQPGGSVRDAEVIQAADEHGLIMVFTGMRHFRH; encoded by the coding sequence ATGATACAAATCAAAAGAGCACTTATCTCCGTCAGCGATAAATCCGGCTTAGTCGAGTTCGCGCAATTTCTAAATCAAAGCGGCGTTGAAATCATCTCCACCGGCGGAACCTTAAAACTTTTAAAAGACAACGGAATCGCCGCCATTGCGATCGACGACTACACCGGGTTTCCGGAAATTCTGGATGGAAGAGTCAAAACCCTGCATCCGAAAGTGCACGGAGGTTTGCTCGGAGTCACTTCCAATCCCGCTCACAAACAGAAGATGGAAGAATTAAAGATTCCTAAAATAGATTTGGTCGTCGTGAATTTATATCCGTTCTTAAAGACGGTTTCCAAACCCGGCGTTCAATTGGAAGAAGCGATCGAGAATATCGACATCGGCGGACCTTCCATGATTCGAAGCGCGGCTAAGAATTACAAACACACGTTAGTTCTCACGGATCCGAACGATTACAAGGAAGTGCAGACTCTGATTTCTTCGGGCGGAGTTTCGGAAGAAGTCGCCGCGGGTTATATGAGAAAGGCCTTTTCTCATACTGCGATGTATGACACCGCGATTTCTTCCTGGTTCAACAAACAAGCCGGAGACGTTTTTCCGGACGTTCTCAATCTTTCGTTTTTGAAAAAACAAAAACTCAGATACGGAGAAAACCCGCATCAGGCCGCCGCTTTCTACGAACCTCTTTTCGTGAAGAGCGACTTTTCTCCTTTGCAGGGAAAAGAATTGTCGTTTAACAATATGTTGGATTTCGACGCGGCCTTTCATATCTCGAGTCTTCTTCCCGAAAACACGGTCTGCATCATCAAACATCTCAATCCGTGCGGAATCGCATACGCCGACGATCCTTTGGAAGCGTATCAACTCGCGAGAAGAACCGATCCTATCTCAGCGTTCGGCGGCGTGATCGGAATCAAAGGAATCGTAAACGGAGAATTGGCGAACCTCATCACGGAAAACTTCGTGGAAGGTGTGATCGCGCAGAAGTTCACTCCGGAAGCACTTGAAATTTTTTCCAAAAAACCGAACATTCGTCTGATCGAAATCGAGGATTTCAAAGAAGCGCTCGACGAATTGGATCTCAGACCGATCCATCACGGTTTGCTTATACAGGATCGAGATTACACAACGATCACCGAAAAAGATCTAAAAGTAGTCACCCAAAAACAGCCAACGCCCGATGATATTCGTGGTTTGATGTTTGCTTGGTCTTGTGTTCGTTTTATCAAGTCCAACGCGATCGTTTACACGGAAGAAAACGCGACGCTCGGAATCGGCGCAGGACAAATGTCCAGGGTCGACTCTGTGCAGTTAGGCGCTAATAAGGCACTGAACGTCGGACTTTCCGTCGTAGGTTCTTATGTGGCAAGCGACGCATTCTTTCCGTTTCGAGACGGAATCGACGCGCTTGCAAAAGCGGGAGCGAAAGCGATCATCCAACCGGGAGGTTCGGTTCGGGACGCGGAAGTCATCCAGGCGGCCGACGAACACGGACTCATTATGGTCTTTACGGGGATGAGGCACTTCAGGCACTGA
- the purN gene encoding phosphoribosylglycinamide formyltransferase, with translation MASLFTKPKKKIVFLASGRGSNLKAVLQNIKAGKIKGIAQALICDSPEAKALDIALEFQVPSHVLNFASFTDKSEYHKKLLNLLTELEPDLIVTAGYMKILKSPVIQAFPNRIINIHPSLLPAFPGLNAQKQAFEYGVKIAGCTAHFVDDGVDSGPVILQGTVKIEEGMSERDLTLEILKEEHKILPLAVQYFCENRLKIQNRKVSIQ, from the coding sequence TTGGCAAGCCTGTTTACAAAACCTAAAAAAAAGATCGTGTTCCTGGCCTCCGGGAGAGGCTCCAATCTCAAGGCGGTTCTCCAGAACATCAAGGCCGGAAAAATCAAAGGAATCGCACAAGCCTTAATCTGCGACAGTCCCGAGGCGAAGGCTCTGGATATCGCGCTCGAGTTTCAGGTTCCTTCTCACGTTTTGAATTTCGCGTCCTTTACGGACAAATCCGAATATCACAAAAAACTTCTGAATCTTCTGACCGAACTCGAACCAGATCTGATCGTGACGGCGGGTTATATGAAGATTCTAAAATCTCCCGTGATCCAGGCCTTTCCCAATCGGATCATCAACATCCATCCGTCCCTTCTTCCGGCCTTTCCGGGTTTGAACGCGCAAAAACAAGCCTTTGAATACGGGGTAAAAATCGCCGGTTGTACGGCTCATTTTGTGGACGACGGTGTGGATTCGGGTCCGGTGATTCTCCAGGGAACCGTGAAAATCGAGGAAGGAATGTCGGAAAGAGATTTGACTCTGGAGATTCTCAAAGAGGAACATAAAATCCTGCCGCTCGCGGTTCAATACTTTTGCGAGAATCGGCTTAAGATCCAAAATAGAAAGGTCAGCATTCAATAA
- the fliS gene encoding flagellar export chaperone FliS has protein sequence MSLARKSTATVEQYKSNEISTVSQGKLIVMLYDGAIRFLNIALENNTPRKYDVVNNHILKAGEIVTELMLALNLEQGGEVANNLLGIYVYVKKRLLEANMKKDSEIIQEIIKYMEDLKSAWEEIEKKEKSNVVSAPFQGSRGSGLSIQG, from the coding sequence ATGTCACTTGCCAGAAAATCCACAGCGACCGTTGAACAATATAAATCCAACGAAATCTCGACTGTCAGCCAGGGAAAACTCATCGTCATGCTCTATGACGGGGCGATTCGTTTTCTAAATATCGCTCTGGAGAATAATACTCCCCGGAAATACGATGTGGTTAACAATCATATCCTCAAAGCCGGCGAGATCGTAACGGAACTCATGCTTGCACTCAACCTGGAACAAGGCGGAGAAGTGGCCAACAACCTTTTAGGAATCTACGTTTACGTCAAAAAACGTCTTCTAGAAGCGAACATGAAAAAGGATTCCGAAATCATTCAAGAAATCATCAAATACATGGAAGATCTCAAATCCGCTTGGGAAGAAATCGAGAAAAAAGAAAAGTCCAACGTCGTTTCGGCGCCGTTTCAAGGAAGCCGCGGAAGCGGTCTATCCATTCAAGGGTAA
- a CDS encoding J domain-containing protein, translating to MLERALEFLGLEPGFDEAELKNRFYFLSKKYHPDTGEFSSDSLFKELIEYRDVLHSYLEQKTFKKMNASSETKGSHKNDYTIYKQAREIYDSSIHEYYKLTDGNPIFLKGEENPALRKLRNSLEISKSGFENLISSYPESIWIADAKDTLAKIEVWFKEP from the coding sequence CTGTTAGAAAGAGCCCTGGAGTTTCTAGGTTTAGAACCGGGGTTCGACGAAGCGGAACTGAAAAACCGTTTTTACTTTCTTTCCAAAAAATATCATCCCGATACGGGAGAATTCTCAAGCGATTCGCTTTTTAAGGAATTGATCGAATATAGGGACGTTCTCCATTCTTATCTCGAGCAAAAAACATTCAAAAAAATGAATGCGTCTTCCGAAACGAAAGGATCGCATAAGAACGATTATACGATCTACAAACAGGCTCGGGAAATCTACGATTCGTCGATCCACGAATATTACAAACTGACCGACGGAAATCCGATCTTTTTAAAAGGAGAGGAGAATCCCGCTCTTCGCAAACTCAGAAATTCTTTGGAAATCTCAAAATCCGGATTTGAGAATCTGATCTCTTCCTATCCGGAAAGCATCTGGATTGCGGACGCGAAGGATACTCTCGCAAAGATCGAGGTTTGGTTTAAGGAACCTTAA
- a CDS encoding LIC11661 family lipoprotein produces MKRFYFLFLLPVFSLLLGCPHYSTTRLISTPPTLISIVPIATGYELRLRAGNPELLFRGYRLFVANTENDSRFPADLNTGIDCVNGLLNLIPNQPLEYSIELSPNSGPLAAIGTGENANRICKMNVTLTSGQYLTLRSEVLVISVRNGSASGFVFSMPSNSLKVP; encoded by the coding sequence TTGAAACGTTTTTATTTTTTATTTCTACTTCCAGTGTTTTCGCTTTTACTCGGATGTCCTCATTATTCCACAACCAGACTGATTTCGACGCCGCCTACGCTCATCAGCATCGTTCCGATCGCGACCGGCTACGAACTCAGACTCAGAGCGGGAAACCCCGAACTTCTTTTTAGAGGATATCGGCTGTTTGTTGCAAATACGGAAAACGATTCGAGATTTCCCGCGGATCTAAACACGGGAATCGATTGTGTGAACGGACTTCTAAACCTAATTCCCAACCAGCCTTTGGAATATTCGATCGAACTAAGTCCGAACAGCGGACCGCTTGCGGCAATCGGAACGGGGGAAAACGCAAACCGAATCTGTAAGATGAACGTGACCTTGACCTCGGGTCAGTATTTGACTTTGCGGTCCGAGGTTTTGGTAATCAGCGTTCGAAACGGAAGCGCGTCCGGTTTCGTGTTCTCGATGCCTTCCAATTCTCTTAAGGTTCCTTAA